One segment of Vallicoccus soli DNA contains the following:
- a CDS encoding Fur family transcriptional regulator gives MTDQRVPAAGTRSTRQRTAVRAALADVDEFRSAQELHDLLKQRGEAVGLTTVYRTLQALADAQEVDVLRNPDGESVYRRCSRGHHHHLVCRSCGRTVEVEGPAVERWASAVAAEHGFTEVSHTVEVFGLCAECTARRAAGDDA, from the coding sequence GTGACGGACCAGCGGGTGCCCGCGGCGGGGACGCGCTCGACGCGCCAGCGGACGGCGGTGCGCGCGGCCCTGGCGGACGTCGACGAGTTCCGCAGCGCCCAGGAGCTGCACGACCTGCTCAAGCAGCGCGGCGAGGCGGTGGGCCTCACGACCGTCTACCGCACCCTGCAGGCGCTGGCGGACGCGCAGGAGGTCGACGTCCTGCGCAACCCCGACGGCGAGTCGGTCTACCGCCGCTGCAGCCGCGGGCACCACCACCACCTCGTCTGCCGCTCGTGCGGTCGCACCGTCGAGGTCGAGGGGCCGGCGGTCGAGCGCTGGGCCAGCGCCGTGGCCGCCGAGCACGGCTTCACCGAGGTGAGCCACACGGTCGAGGTCTTCGGCCTGTGCGCGGAGTGCACCGCGCGCCGCGCCGCGGGCGACGACGCCTGA
- a CDS encoding ThuA domain-containing protein, with amino-acid sequence MRIRPLLALAAAAACVGVGVAAPATGEAKPQQEKARVLVFSKTAAFRHDSIPAGVRAIERLGRPAGIAVDTTEDAGAFTDRNLRKYDAVVFMSTTGDVLDEPQERAFERYIQRGGGYLGVHAASDTEYDWPWYGGLVGAYFLDHPGAVNEQFQEATVVVEGPRTKATSALPRFWERTEEWYNFRTNPRPYVRVLATVDEDTYDPRGYTGSEGMGDDHPITWCQRYDGGRSVYTGMGHQVEAYSEPMFLRHLSGALKMASGLASTKHCKVSEPRG; translated from the coding sequence ATGAGGATCCGTCCCCTGCTCGCGCTCGCCGCTGCGGCGGCCTGCGTGGGCGTCGGCGTCGCCGCACCCGCCACCGGCGAGGCGAAGCCCCAGCAGGAGAAGGCGCGCGTGCTCGTCTTCTCGAAGACCGCGGCCTTCCGGCACGACTCGATCCCCGCCGGCGTCCGCGCGATCGAGCGCCTCGGCCGGCCCGCCGGCATCGCGGTCGACACGACCGAGGACGCCGGCGCCTTCACCGACCGGAACCTGCGCAAGTACGACGCCGTGGTCTTCATGTCGACCACCGGCGACGTGCTCGACGAGCCGCAGGAGCGCGCCTTCGAGCGCTACATCCAGCGCGGCGGCGGCTACCTCGGCGTGCACGCCGCCTCCGACACCGAGTACGACTGGCCCTGGTACGGCGGCCTCGTCGGCGCCTACTTCCTCGACCACCCGGGCGCGGTCAACGAGCAGTTCCAGGAGGCGACGGTCGTCGTCGAGGGGCCGCGCACCAAGGCCACCTCGGCGCTGCCGCGCTTCTGGGAGCGCACCGAGGAGTGGTACAACTTCCGCACCAACCCGCGCCCGTACGTGCGCGTCCTCGCCACCGTCGACGAGGACACGTACGACCCGCGCGGCTACACCGGGTCCGAGGGCATGGGCGACGACCACCCGATCACCTGGTGCCAGCGCTACGACGGCGGCCGCTCGGTCTACACCGGCATGGGCCACCAGGTGGAGGCGTACAGCGAGCCGATGTTCCTGCGGCACCTGTCCGGCGCGCTGAAGATGGCGTCCGGCCTCGCCTCGACCAAGCACTGCAAGGTCAGCGAGCCGCGCGGCTGA